From one Erinaceus europaeus chromosome 4, mEriEur2.1, whole genome shotgun sequence genomic stretch:
- the DSE gene encoding dermatan-sulfate epimerase isoform X3: protein MGISVPAQSPAHQLYGFAHREPSSDESRYDASLKSVSPPDFGTPTLHYFEDWGVVTYGSALPAEINRSFLSFKSGKLGGRAIYDIVHRNKYKGWIKGWRNFNAGHEHPDQNSFTFAPNGVPFITEALYGPKYTFFNNVLMFSPAVSKSCFSPWEGQVTEDCSSKWSKYKHDLAASCQGRVVAAVEKNGVVFMRGEGVGAYNPQLKLKNVQRNLILLHPQLLLLVDQIHLEEDSPLESAASFFHNVDVPFEETVVDGVHGAFIQQRDGLYKMYWMDDTGYSEKGTFASVTYPRGYPYNGTNYVNVTTHLRSPVTRAAYLFIGPSVDVQSFNIHGDSQQLEVFIATSKHAYAAYLWTGETTGQSAFAQVIADRQKILFDRSSAIKSTMVPEVKDYAAIVEQNLQHFKPVFQLLEKQILSRVRNTASFRKTAERLLRFSDKRQTEEAIDRIFAISQQQQQQQQRQSKSKKSRRVGKRYKFVDAVPDIFAQIEDNEKKVRQKAQILAQKEQPIDEDEEMNDLLDFADVTYEKHTNGLLKGGFGNGRMVTTYSRTSSLSASYTRLFLILNIAIFLVMLAMQLTYFQRAQNLHGQRCLYAVLLVDCCILLWLYSSCSQSQC from the exons ATGGGGATTTCAGTACCTGCACAATCACCAGCCCACCAACTGTATGGCTTTGCTCACAGGGAGCCTAGTTCTGATGAATCAAG GTATGATGCCAGCTTGAAATCTGTTTCTCCTCCGGATTTCGGCACTCCTACATTGCATTATTTCGAAGACTGGGGTGTTGTGACTTATGGAAGTGCGCTGCCTGCAGAAATCAATagatctttcctttcctttaagtCAGGAAAACTTGGGGGGCGTGCAATATATGACATCGTCCACAGGAACAAATACAAAGGTTGGATAAAAGGATGGCGCAATTTTAACGCAGGGCATGAACACCCCGATCAAAACTCGTTTACTTTTGCTCCCAATGGTGTACCTTTCATCACCGAGGCTCTCTATGGGCCAAAGTATACCTTCTTCAACAACGTTTTAATGTTTTCCCCAGCTGTGTCGAAGAGCTGCTTTTCTCCCTGGGAGGGGCAGGTCACAGAAGACTGTTCATCCAAATGGTCTAAGTATAAACATGACCTGGCTGCTAGCTGTCAGGGAAGAGTGGTCGCAGCTGTGGAGAAAAATGGGGTGGTTTTCATGCGGGGAGAAGGCGTGGGCGCTTATAACCCCCAGCTCAAGCTGAAGAATGTTCAGAGGAATCTCATCCTTCTGCATCCACAGCTTCTCCTGCTGGTGGACCAAATTCACCTGGAAGAGGACAGCCCCTTGGAGTCAGCAGCAAGTTTCTTCCACAACGTGGATGTCCCTTTTGAAGAAACGGTGGTAGATGGAGTCCATGGGGCTTTTATCCAGCAGCGTGATGGCCTCTATAAAATGTACTGGATGGATGATACCGGCTACAGTGAGAAAGGCACCTTTGCTTCCGTGACATATCCCCGGGGCTATCCCTACAATGGGACAAACTATGTGAATGTCACCACGCACCTCCGAAGTCCCGTCACCAGGGCGGCTTACCTCTTCATAGGACCATCAGTGGACGTTCAAAGCTTTAACATCCACGGAGACTCCCAACAGCTCGAGGTGTTCATAGCCACCAGCAAACATGCTTATGCTGCTTACCTCTGGACTGGCGAGACCACAGGACAGTCTGCCTTTGCCCAGGTCATTGCAGATCGTCAGAAAATCCTGTTTGACAGGAGTTCGGCCATAAAGAGCACCATGGTCCCAGAGGTGAAGGATTATGCTGCAATTGTGGAACAGAACCTGCAGCATTTTAAGCCCGTGTTTCAGCTGCTGGAAAAACAAATCTTGTCTCGAGTCCGAAACACAGCTAGCTTTAGGAAGACTGCTGAACGCCTGCTGAGATTTTCAGATAAGAGGCAGACTGAGGAGGCCATTGACAGGATCTTTGCCATatcacagcagcagcaacagcagcagcagcgacAGAGCAAGTCAAAGAAAAGCCGAAGGGTTGGCAAACGCTATAAATTCGTGGATGCTGTCCCTGATATTTTTGCACAGATTGAAGACAATGAAAAAAAGGTTCGGCAGAAAGCACAGATTTTGGCACAGAAAGAACAACCTATAGACGAAGATGAAGAAATGAACGACCTTTTAGATTTTGCAGATGTAACCTATGAGAAACACACAAACGGCTTGCTGAAGGGCGGGTTTGGTAATGGGCGGATGGTGACGACTTACAGCAGAACCTCATCACTGTCTGCTTCATATACTAGACTGTTCCTGATTCTGAATATCGCTATTTTCTTGGTCATGCTGGCAATGCAGTTGACTTATTTCCAGAGAGCTCAGAACCTACATGGCCAAAGATGTCTGTATGCAGTCCTTCTAGTAGATTGCTGTATTTTATTATGGTTATATTCTTCATGTTCCCAGTCACAGTGTTAG
- the DSE gene encoding dermatan-sulfate epimerase isoform X2 translates to MYETSYRRGWGFQYLHNHQPTNCMALLTGSLVLMNQGYLQEAYLWTKQVLTIMEKSLVLLREVSDGSLYEGVAYGSYTTRSLFQYMFLVQRHFDINHFGHPWLKKHFAFMYRTILPGFQRTVAIADSNYNWFYGPESQLVFLDTFVMRNGSGNWLADQIRRNRVMEGPGTPSKGQRWCTLHTEFLWYDASLKSVSPPDFGTPTLHYFEDWGVVTYGSALPAEINRSFLSFKSGKLGGRAIYDIVHRNKYKGWIKGWRNFNAGHEHPDQNSFTFAPNGVPFITEALYGPKYTFFNNVLMFSPAVSKSCFSPWEGQVTEDCSSKWSKYKHDLAASCQGRVVAAVEKNGVVFMRGEGVGAYNPQLKLKNVQRNLILLHPQLLLLVDQIHLEEDSPLESAASFFHNVDVPFEETVVDGVHGAFIQQRDGLYKMYWMDDTGYSEKGTFASVTYPRGYPYNGTNYVNVTTHLRSPVTRAAYLFIGPSVDVQSFNIHGDSQQLEVFIATSKHAYAAYLWTGETTGQSAFAQVIADRQKILFDRSSAIKSTMVPEVKDYAAIVEQNLQHFKPVFQLLEKQILSRVRNTASFRKTAERLLRFSDKRQTEEAIDRIFAISQQQQQQQQRQSKSKKSRRVGKRYKFVDAVPDIFAQIEDNEKKVRQKAQILAQKEQPIDEDEEMNDLLDFADVTYEKHTNGLLKGGFGNGRMVTTYSRTSSLSASYTRLFLILNIAIFLVMLAMQLTYFQRAQNLHGQRCLYAVLLVDCCILLWLYSSCSQSQC, encoded by the exons ATGTATGAAACGTCATACAGGAGAGGATGGGGATTTCAGTACCTGCACAATCACCAGCCCACCAACTGTATGGCTTTGCTCACAGGGAGCCTAGTTCTGATGAATCAAG GTTATCTTCAAGAAGCCTACTTGTGGACCAAACAGGTCCTGACAATCATGGAGAAGTCTCTGGTCTTGCTCCGAGAGGTGTCAGACGGCTCCCTCTATGAAGGAGTTGCCTATGGAAGCTACACCACTAGATCTCTTTTCCAGTACATGTTTCTTGTCCAGAGGCACTTCGACATCAACCACTTTGGCCATCCATGGCTTAAGAAACACTTTGCATTTATGTATAGAACCATCCTGCCAG GATTTCAAAGAACAGTGGCTATTGCAGACTCAAATTACAACTGGTTTTATGGTCCAGAAAGCCAGTTAGTATTCCTGGATACATTTGTCATGCGTAACGGTAGTGGTAACTGGCTGGCTGACCAAATCAGAAGGAACCGTGTGATGGAAGGTCCAGGGACACCATCCAAAGGGCAGCGCTGGTGCACTCTTCACACGGAATTTCTCTG GTATGATGCCAGCTTGAAATCTGTTTCTCCTCCGGATTTCGGCACTCCTACATTGCATTATTTCGAAGACTGGGGTGTTGTGACTTATGGAAGTGCGCTGCCTGCAGAAATCAATagatctttcctttcctttaagtCAGGAAAACTTGGGGGGCGTGCAATATATGACATCGTCCACAGGAACAAATACAAAGGTTGGATAAAAGGATGGCGCAATTTTAACGCAGGGCATGAACACCCCGATCAAAACTCGTTTACTTTTGCTCCCAATGGTGTACCTTTCATCACCGAGGCTCTCTATGGGCCAAAGTATACCTTCTTCAACAACGTTTTAATGTTTTCCCCAGCTGTGTCGAAGAGCTGCTTTTCTCCCTGGGAGGGGCAGGTCACAGAAGACTGTTCATCCAAATGGTCTAAGTATAAACATGACCTGGCTGCTAGCTGTCAGGGAAGAGTGGTCGCAGCTGTGGAGAAAAATGGGGTGGTTTTCATGCGGGGAGAAGGCGTGGGCGCTTATAACCCCCAGCTCAAGCTGAAGAATGTTCAGAGGAATCTCATCCTTCTGCATCCACAGCTTCTCCTGCTGGTGGACCAAATTCACCTGGAAGAGGACAGCCCCTTGGAGTCAGCAGCAAGTTTCTTCCACAACGTGGATGTCCCTTTTGAAGAAACGGTGGTAGATGGAGTCCATGGGGCTTTTATCCAGCAGCGTGATGGCCTCTATAAAATGTACTGGATGGATGATACCGGCTACAGTGAGAAAGGCACCTTTGCTTCCGTGACATATCCCCGGGGCTATCCCTACAATGGGACAAACTATGTGAATGTCACCACGCACCTCCGAAGTCCCGTCACCAGGGCGGCTTACCTCTTCATAGGACCATCAGTGGACGTTCAAAGCTTTAACATCCACGGAGACTCCCAACAGCTCGAGGTGTTCATAGCCACCAGCAAACATGCTTATGCTGCTTACCTCTGGACTGGCGAGACCACAGGACAGTCTGCCTTTGCCCAGGTCATTGCAGATCGTCAGAAAATCCTGTTTGACAGGAGTTCGGCCATAAAGAGCACCATGGTCCCAGAGGTGAAGGATTATGCTGCAATTGTGGAACAGAACCTGCAGCATTTTAAGCCCGTGTTTCAGCTGCTGGAAAAACAAATCTTGTCTCGAGTCCGAAACACAGCTAGCTTTAGGAAGACTGCTGAACGCCTGCTGAGATTTTCAGATAAGAGGCAGACTGAGGAGGCCATTGACAGGATCTTTGCCATatcacagcagcagcaacagcagcagcagcgacAGAGCAAGTCAAAGAAAAGCCGAAGGGTTGGCAAACGCTATAAATTCGTGGATGCTGTCCCTGATATTTTTGCACAGATTGAAGACAATGAAAAAAAGGTTCGGCAGAAAGCACAGATTTTGGCACAGAAAGAACAACCTATAGACGAAGATGAAGAAATGAACGACCTTTTAGATTTTGCAGATGTAACCTATGAGAAACACACAAACGGCTTGCTGAAGGGCGGGTTTGGTAATGGGCGGATGGTGACGACTTACAGCAGAACCTCATCACTGTCTGCTTCATATACTAGACTGTTCCTGATTCTGAATATCGCTATTTTCTTGGTCATGCTGGCAATGCAGTTGACTTATTTCCAGAGAGCTCAGAACCTACATGGCCAAAGATGTCTGTATGCAGTCCTTCTAGTAGATTGCTGTATTTTATTATGGTTATATTCTTCATGTTCCCAGTCACAGTGTTAG